In Stomoxys calcitrans chromosome 2, idStoCalc2.1, whole genome shotgun sequence, the following proteins share a genomic window:
- the LOC106096402 gene encoding protein jagunal — protein MATRGGGPTVTGTDGNDFEYRQRVAAPHQISLLNKSRLKYCIFFHALLFFVMLAKLTSDILDRLDIFVLEIEELEVPAPLWWEYIWLASLLTSFVGLSAARGNRIRDMQKYMIVLGLFGVLPLMYCFIYYIGDVIEYLTLDDETDLEDTDIFLWRGLPYGLLWHAFCFVGFQIHGFTLYFSYNLIKAWKARSARKYQ, from the exons ATGGCAACGCGTGGCGGAGGTCCGACGGTAACAGGCACCGATGGCAATGATTTCGAATATAGACAACGAGTGGCTGCACCACATCAAATTAG CTTGCTAAACAAATCTCGACTGAAATACTGCATTTTCTTCCATGCCCTGCTATTTTTTGTTATGTTAGCCAAGCTAACCTCAGACATATTGGATCGTTTGGATATCTTTGTATTGGAAATTGAAGAGCTCGAGGTGCCAGCACCGCTATGGTGGGAATACATATGGTTGGCATCATTGCTGACATCATTTGTGGGCCTATCGGCGGCACGTGGCAATAGAATACGTGATATGCAAAAATATATGATTGTGCTGGGACTGTTTGGTGTGCTGCCCCTGATGTATTGTTTTATCTATTACATTGGTGATGTAATTGAATATTTGACGCTGGACGATGAAACGGATTTGGAGGATACCGATATATTCCTATGGAGA GGTCTACCCTATGGTCTGTTGTGGCATGCCTTCTGTTTTGTGGGTTTCCAAATACATGGTTTCACTTTGTATTTCTCCTATAATTTGATTAAGGCCTGGAAGGCACGCTCTGCCAGAAAATATCAATAG
- the LOC106089224 gene encoding uncharacterized protein LOC106089224, with translation MATTQPWCGKNFKPRVFEKHPPTLCYDKPAAAQVAKSQYDDMRYQAIMGEMIESVVVPKRSARTWTMQEGDLCRITVCEGSQVGDLNFWNLENTQERFYSGKTRQLHSTHLRVYDRLWSCMPYLRPMATFVFDSLAAYGIDEDGGALHDVIGTRCDDYTYKLITGKDRIGSCHSSLVQAVVNERAMCEADVHDVWNIFMCTGFTRDTHQYFCKPSPARKGDYIEFIADMNLLVALSACPQGDVSIPVGQEVPDAKCHPLKVEIFRKKN, from the exons ATGGCCACAACTCAACCATGGTGTGGCAAAAACTTTAAGCCTCGAGTATTTGAAAAACATCCTCCCACCTTGTGCTATGATAAACCCGCAGCGGCTCAAGTAGCCAAATCACAATATGATGATATGCGTTATCAGGCCATAATGGGTGAGATGATTGAATCCGTGGTGGTGCCCAAACGTTCAGCTCGTACTTGGACCATGCAAGAGGGCGATTTGTGCCGTATAACCGTCTGTGAAGGTTCCCAGGTGGgtgatttgaatttttggaatttgGAAAATACCCAAGAACGCTTCTATTCGGGCAAAACACGTCAACTACACAGTACCCATCTGAGAGTGTATGATCGTCTATGGAGTTGTATGCCCTATCTTAGGCCCATGGCCACATTTGTTTTTGATTCATTGGCTGCCTATGGCATAGATGAGGATGGAGGGGCTTTACATGATGTCATAGGGACACGATGTGATGATTATACCTATAAACTGATAACCGGAAAAGATCGCATTGGTAGCTGTCACAGTAGCTTGGTGCAAGCTGTGGTCAATGAGCGTGCAATGTGTGAGGCTGATGTTCATGATGTGTGGAATATTTTCATGTGCACTGGTTTTACCAGA GATACTCACCAATATTTCTGCAAACCAAGTCCGGCCCGTAAAGGTGATTACATTGAGTTTATAGCTGACATGAATCTATTGGTTGCTCTAAGTGCTTGTCCCCAAGGTGATGTCTCCATACCAGTTGGCCAAGAAGTTCCCGATGCGAAATGTCATCCTTTAAAAGTGGAAATATTTagaaagaaaaattaa